Proteins found in one Mycoplasmopsis bovigenitalium genomic segment:
- a CDS encoding MAGa4850 family ICE element protein codes for MSAIDNIQIENEYLNSLTSGELRNFWFEEKFKKLYRERKYAKLNFQGLKLISNTKLKLSQELVKVLLGKKIAVEILAILKALGGVKKWISLTKLFKYGLKKSSVYSVIKFLIENGLILYCNQMLK; via the coding sequence ATGAGCGCAATTGATAATATACAAATTGAAAACGAATATTTAAATTCATTAACCTCCGGAGAATTAAGAAATTTTTGATTTGAAGAAAAATTTAAAAAATTGTATAGAGAGAGAAAATATGCAAAATTAAATTTTCAAGGGTTAAAACTAATTTCAAATACAAAATTGAAATTATCACAAGAACTTGTTAAAGTTTTATTAGGTAAAAAAATTGCGGTTGAAATTCTAGCAATTTTAAAAGCACTAGGCGGAGTAAAAAAATGAATATCACTAACTAAACTTTTTAAGTACGGCTTAAAAAAATCTAGTGTTTATTCAGTTATAAAATTCCTAATCGAAAATGGACTAATTTTATACTGTAATCAAATGTTAAAATAG
- a CDS encoding DEAD/DEAH box helicase family protein gives MKEQFLYEKINTLKEYGKSIDFPDIINSGLSKNIILREYQKDAFSNFILYFENGKLRNNKQIHSLFHMATGSGKTVIMAGLILYLYTKGYRKFLFFVNQTNVLEKTIENFINPLSSKYLFDENIQYLGNNIKIKKVDNFTNNILSDDIEIVFTTTQKLHLDLMQPKENKITFDQFEDNKVVFISDESHHINSFTKKKTIDQESELKSWEISVMNAFNRNKDNIMLEFTATCDLKDSNVLEKYKDKIVFNYPLVNFRESGYTKDFQNFATSGDLWQRTLIALVMSEYRKFLFSDLKLNIKPVIMLKSQRINESKSFYEEFFNKIKTLTSYELLNLELFNIEKLNEAINYFKQKDNTLELLEQSIKNSFTVENSIIMNGASDDNKEKQLLVNSLEDTNNPIRIIFSVDMLNEGWDVLNLFDIVRLYDTRQAGKGKIGSYTIKEAQLIGRGARYCPFATNDEDDKFKRKYDQDIENKNRILETMYFHSKNDSQYISELHRALIASGLQPEVQNKIEYRLKDEFKSSEFYKKTFVYSNKRIPKSKPDSLESSIRNKTYDYTDVKNSGYISNLFGDDYSNNNLNVNVTNIKLKDISYNILLGAIECYNELSFNVLKEKFSNLKSTKEFLTSDEFIGNSNISITYSGNLSAKTIFFAVKNALANIASHILNLKPQYEGSTEFVAKQLSEVLKDKIINLQTIDNNGGKGDSQNNCTNNAYQLDLSKENWYVFNDNYGTSEEKLFIKHFKSDIEPMLKNNDLEYYVVRNERIPELAIYSFDKGQRFEPDFLLFIKRKTIYEETTYQAFIEPKGQHILEKDPWKEEFLMEIEEKNHISGLLSDQYKIIGFPFFNQQHDKIEKFKSYISEFIKGI, from the coding sequence ATGAAAGAACAATTTTTATATGAAAAAATTAATACTTTAAAAGAATATGGCAAAAGTATTGATTTTCCCGACATTATTAATAGTGGACTATCAAAAAACATAATTTTAAGAGAGTATCAAAAAGATGCTTTTAGTAATTTTATTTTGTATTTTGAAAATGGTAAATTAAGAAATAATAAACAAATTCACTCACTATTTCATATGGCAACAGGGAGTGGAAAAACTGTTATAATGGCAGGACTTATTCTTTATTTATATACAAAAGGTTATCGGAAATTTTTGTTTTTTGTCAATCAAACCAATGTGCTTGAAAAAACAATTGAAAACTTTATTAATCCATTATCTAGCAAATATTTATTTGACGAAAATATTCAATATTTAGGCAATAATATAAAAATCAAAAAAGTTGATAATTTTACCAATAATATACTTAGTGATGATATTGAAATAGTCTTTACTACCACGCAAAAGTTGCACTTAGATTTAATGCAGCCAAAGGAAAATAAAATAACATTTGACCAATTTGAAGACAATAAAGTTGTATTTATTTCTGATGAAAGCCATCACATTAATTCATTTACTAAGAAAAAAACAATAGACCAAGAATCTGAATTAAAAAGCTGAGAAATCTCAGTTATGAATGCATTTAATAGAAATAAAGATAATATAATGCTTGAATTCACGGCAACTTGTGATTTAAAAGATAGCAATGTTCTTGAAAAATACAAGGATAAAATTGTCTTTAACTATCCGCTTGTAAATTTTAGGGAAAGTGGCTATACAAAAGATTTTCAAAATTTTGCTACTTCTGGTGATTTATGACAAAGAACGCTAATAGCATTAGTAATGAGTGAATATCGAAAATTTCTTTTTTCAGACTTAAAACTTAATATTAAACCTGTAATTATGCTTAAGTCGCAAAGAATTAATGAATCGAAAAGTTTTTATGAAGAATTTTTTAACAAAATAAAAACTTTAACAAGTTATGAATTGTTGAATTTAGAGCTATTTAACATTGAAAAATTAAATGAAGCTATCAATTACTTTAAACAAAAAGATAATACTCTTGAATTATTAGAGCAATCAATTAAAAATTCATTTACTGTTGAAAATTCAATAATTATGAATGGAGCTTCTGACGATAATAAAGAAAAACAATTGTTAGTTAATTCATTAGAAGACACCAATAATCCAATCAGAATTATTTTTTCAGTTGATATGTTAAATGAGGGCTGGGATGTATTAAATTTATTTGATATAGTGCGCTTATATGATACGCGACAAGCCGGAAAAGGCAAAATTGGGTCTTATACAATTAAAGAAGCACAACTTATTGGTCGGGGAGCTAGATATTGCCCATTTGCAACCAATGATGAAGATGACAAATTCAAAAGAAAATATGACCAAGATATCGAAAACAAAAATCGAATTTTAGAAACTATGTATTTTCATAGCAAAAATGACTCACAATATATCTCAGAACTGCATAGAGCCTTAATTGCTAGCGGTTTACAACCTGAAGTGCAAAATAAAATAGAATATAGACTAAAAGATGAATTTAAATCTAGCGAATTTTATAAAAAAACCTTTGTTTATTCAAATAAAAGAATACCTAAAAGTAAACCAGACTCTCTAGAATCAAGCATTAGAAACAAAACTTATGATTATACTGATGTTAAAAATTCAGGTTATATATCAAATTTATTTGGTGATGATTATTCAAACAATAATTTGAATGTAAATGTAACAAATATCAAACTAAAAGACATTAGTTATAACATTCTTTTGGGTGCTATCGAATGTTATAATGAGTTAAGTTTTAATGTTTTAAAAGAAAAATTTAGTAATTTAAAATCAACTAAAGAGTTTTTAACTTCTGACGAATTTATTGGTAACTCAAATATAAGTATCACATATTCGGGCAATTTAAGTGCTAAAACAATATTTTTTGCCGTTAAAAACGCTTTAGCAAACATTGCATCACATATTTTAAATTTAAAACCACAATATGAGGGTTCAACAGAATTTGTAGCTAAGCAGCTTAGCGAAGTATTAAAAGATAAAATTATTAATCTCCAAACTATTGATAATAATGGTGGTAAGGGTGATTCACAAAATAATTGTACTAATAATGCTTATCAACTTGATTTATCAAAAGAAAATTGATATGTGTTTAATGATAATTATGGCACAAGCGAAGAAAAATTATTTATCAAACACTTTAAAAGCGATATTGAACCGATGCTCAAAAATAATGACCTAGAGTACTATGTTGTAAGAAATGAAAGAATTCCTGAATTAGCTATCTATTCATTTGATAAAGGCCAAAGATTTGAGCCAGACTTTTTATTATTCATTAAAAGAAAAACAATTTATGAAGAAACAACATATCAAGCTTTCATTGAACCAAAAGGTCAGCACATACTTGAAAAAGACCCATGAAAAGAAGAATTTTTAATGGAAATTGAAGAAAAAAATCATATTAGCGGACTGCTTTCTGACCAATATAAAATTATTGGCTTTCCTTTCTTTAATCAGCAACATGATAAAATTGAAAAATTTAAGTCGTATATAAGTGAATTCATTAAGGGCATTTAG
- the mobL gene encoding relaxase MobL produces MAKIYSHIEFAKRGFSKRIMSGQKEPHNFEFYKSGKHLDYIARKSAVWVQDDAMDKNTLKAEFKHSGLSMQEWINSRTAEKMKSEKSGVYKLFGNGEDIDIKEEKELLSNLSNKQVVWEMIINPGDLGIENFLVDKFEWNDLLTKNLKKLLKANKLDAENITGHWAMHANTEYPHIHLSFWETNPQILNANGKLTYKSKGVFNKKTLDNFNEVMANEITFNKQYQELNIFKSSIWEKRKNIRQLTQIAFESDEKLLNDVLNIKNSLLGARNKTYSKTSDDVKKSIWNVFEYVLENNQKFREEYSEYQNEIQKLKEKDLGTQFNNRLQKEFIEKESKEFESQIGNAIIKLCIDDEIDEQYDSQNLLGNYSEYKSRQSNYQSKSDASINKKIDWQWIIKKWEWEANGVHFKNKIEAIKKYRTNIVAKR; encoded by the coding sequence ATGGCAAAAATTTATTCTCATATCGAGTTTGCAAAGCGTGGTTTTTCAAAAAGAATAATGTCTGGACAAAAAGAACCGCACAATTTTGAATTTTATAAATCGGGCAAGCATTTGGATTACATAGCGAGAAAAAGTGCGGTATGGGTGCAAGATGACGCAATGGATAAAAATACCTTAAAAGCGGAATTTAAGCATAGTGGACTAAGTATGCAAGAGTGAATAAACTCGCGTACTGCAGAAAAAATGAAGAGCGAGAAAAGTGGAGTATATAAACTTTTTGGTAATGGTGAAGATATAGATATTAAAGAAGAAAAAGAATTATTATCAAATCTATCGAATAAACAAGTCGTTTGAGAAATGATTATTAACCCGGGCGACTTAGGAATAGAGAATTTTTTAGTAGATAAATTTGAATGAAATGATTTGCTGACTAAAAACTTGAAAAAACTTTTAAAAGCAAACAAATTGGATGCTGAAAATATAACGGGACACTGGGCTATGCACGCAAACACTGAATATCCGCATATCCATTTAAGTTTTTGAGAAACTAACCCACAAATATTAAATGCAAATGGCAAATTAACTTATAAAAGCAAGGGAGTATTTAATAAAAAAACCTTAGATAACTTTAATGAAGTAATGGCTAATGAAATTACGTTTAATAAGCAATATCAAGAACTAAATATTTTTAAATCTTCAATTTGAGAAAAAAGAAAGAATATTCGTCAATTGACACAAATTGCTTTTGAGTCAGATGAAAAACTGTTAAATGATGTGCTAAATATTAAAAACTCATTACTTGGCGCAAGAAATAAAACATATTCAAAAACATCGGATGACGTTAAAAAATCGATTTGAAATGTATTTGAATATGTACTAGAAAATAATCAAAAATTCAGAGAAGAATATTCTGAATATCAAAATGAAATCCAAAAACTAAAAGAAAAAGATTTAGGAACTCAATTTAACAATAGATTACAAAAAGAATTTATTGAAAAAGAAAGCAAAGAATTTGAAAGTCAAATTGGTAATGCAATTATTAAACTATGTATTGATGATGAAATTGATGAGCAATATGATTCACAAAATCTATTAGGTAATTATTCTGAATATAAATCAAGACAAAGCAATTATCAGTCCAAATCAGATGCAAGCATAAATAAGAAAATCGATTGACAGTGAATTATTAAAAAATGGGAGTGAGAAGCAAACGGAGTGCATTTTAAAAACAAAATAGAAGCAATAAAAAAATATCGCACAAATATAGTTGCTAAAAGGTAA
- a CDS encoding MAGa4850 family ICE element protein, which translates to MYKRECGCGKKVIIQNKYFAGENRHFIYSCFKKLTYIFDKEMKDVFKTVKSWKWFANGRNYYFDARGKFCFEFKSERYLLLNIF; encoded by the coding sequence TTGTATAAAAGAGAGTGTGGATGTGGCAAAAAAGTTATTATCCAGAACAAATATTTTGCAGGCGAGAATAGACATTTCATTTATTCTTGTTTTAAAAAACTAACCTACATTTTTGATAAAGAAATGAAAGATGTTTTTAAAACTGTTAAATCTTGAAAATGATTTGCTAATGGTAGAAATTATTACTTTGATGCTCGGGGCAAATTCTGCTTTGAATTTAAAAGTGAGAGATATCTTCTGTTAAATATTTTTTAG
- a CDS encoding MAG3960 family lipoprotein — protein sequence MKKIKLLSVAPLALLPLCATSCNIYQLFVDKQNRGKVGSGKNGAIILPDDGSNQGSSGQNKPTEEVDKTKVFEYNGLKFKLNKEDDFDKNEVFYANDVLENDSQKIKEKIPKIKDYWVEEIAVQGVPNISYISRYIRNIDLIKRYKLSDKEQTIASEEQLKVLVKKLKGILEVESDVEATERNSSDIAFKILNKEYLKVYLNYYKTKLWLDWKTLDKRNAGHLLGENWPEHQYDSYYPTSPLEKDKNRQLIFMENGIYYNGYNLRWKLDREYSTESTFSEKNKDLLFSKLFYEQDPAFKVEYSRNPKEGEPGSKSNPIPKLGMDFIDYFIMGNAKSVLMQSVQYNLLKAYLNYLDMMLNDVKDESKTIKEQLIAKYDVIRKYGEALLEYLKLEHIMGLTIDEQLFVFPGTDKGDFRDTYVWAYNQYEQVILPLTKYLEKASLNEALDTFSNSNPNIEYYKVIWKNIEQIDGIKSPALMDKSYSESKLDRVLDKFKPYGWKYKK from the coding sequence ATGAAAAAAATTAAATTGTTAAGTGTAGCACCATTAGCATTATTGCCATTATGTGCGACAAGTTGTAATATTTATCAATTGTTTGTTGATAAGCAAAACAGAGGGAAAGTTGGATCTGGTAAAAATGGAGCGATTATATTACCGGATGATGGAAGCAATCAAGGAAGCAGTGGGCAAAATAAACCCACTGAAGAAGTTGATAAAACAAAAGTATTTGAATATAATGGACTTAAATTTAAGTTAAATAAAGAAGATGATTTTGATAAAAATGAAGTGTTCTATGCTAATGATGTGTTAGAAAATGATTCACAAAAAATAAAAGAGAAAATCCCGAAAATTAAAGATTATTGAGTGGAAGAAATAGCAGTTCAAGGAGTACCTAATATAAGTTATATTTCGCGTTATATCAGAAATATTGATTTAATAAAACGCTATAAATTATCTGATAAAGAGCAAACAATAGCAAGTGAAGAGCAACTTAAAGTACTTGTTAAAAAACTTAAAGGAATATTAGAGGTTGAATCAGATGTAGAAGCAACTGAAAGAAACTCAAGCGATATTGCTTTTAAAATACTTAACAAAGAATATTTAAAAGTTTATTTAAATTATTATAAAACTAAATTATGGCTTGACTGAAAAACACTAGATAAACGTAATGCGGGGCATTTATTAGGAGAGAATTGACCCGAACATCAGTATGATTCATATTACCCTACATCACCACTTGAAAAAGATAAAAATAGACAATTAATTTTTATGGAAAATGGCATTTATTATAATGGATACAATTTGCGTTGAAAATTAGATAGAGAGTATTCAACTGAATCAACTTTTAGTGAAAAGAACAAAGATTTGCTTTTCTCAAAATTGTTTTATGAGCAAGATCCGGCTTTTAAGGTTGAGTATAGCAGAAACCCTAAAGAGGGAGAACCTGGTTCAAAATCAAATCCGATACCTAAATTAGGAATGGATTTCATCGATTACTTTATTATGGGTAATGCAAAGTCAGTGTTAATGCAAAGTGTGCAATATAACTTATTAAAAGCATATTTAAATTATTTAGATATGATGCTTAATGATGTTAAAGACGAAAGCAAAACCATTAAAGAACAACTAATTGCCAAATATGATGTGATTAGAAAGTATGGCGAAGCATTACTTGAATATCTTAAATTAGAGCATATTATGGGCTTAACGATTGATGAGCAATTATTTGTGTTCCCCGGCACTGATAAAGGCGATTTTAGAGATACTTATGTATGAGCATACAACCAATATGAGCAAGTAATTTTACCACTTACAAAATATCTTGAAAAAGCATCGCTAAATGAAGCACTAGATACCTTTTCGAATAGCAACCCGAATATCGAATACTATAAAGTTATATGAAAAAATATAGAACAAATAGATGGAATAAAAAGTCCTGCTTTAATGGATAAAAGTTATTCTGAATCTAAGTTAGATAGAGTACTAGATAAATTTAAACCTTATGGTTGAAAATATAAAAAATAG
- a CDS encoding restriction endonuclease subunit S domain-containing protein: MFADKKTLKPAIRFKEFTNAWEQRKFENVFFNIQEKNNGTFDIKKYISVATNTFKTDLKIDNIKTIAGYSIFRVGDIAYEGHTNKEFPFGRFVQNTLKNGIISNIFTVFRPKIEFSLNFSKYWANSNNVMLAALKRSSKSGIMMNSLDIEIINKEIIKLPELKEQKRVGSLLSNIDSLITLHQRKHYYWFFSFFIHKKVFIYMGVER; encoded by the coding sequence ATGTTTGCAGACAAAAAAACACTGAAACCAGCTATTAGATTCAAGGAATTTACTAACGCTTGAGAACAGAGGAAATTCGAAAATGTATTTTTCAATATTCAAGAAAAAAACAATGGCACATTTGATATTAAAAAATATATTTCGGTAGCAACCAATACTTTTAAGACAGATTTGAAAATTGATAATATCAAAACTATTGCAGGTTATAGCATATTTAGAGTTGGCGACATTGCATATGAAGGCCACACTAATAAAGAGTTTCCATTCGGCAGATTTGTACAAAATACTTTAAAAAATGGCATTATTTCTAATATTTTTACAGTTTTTAGACCTAAGATTGAATTTTCGTTGAATTTTTCAAAATATTGAGCAAATAGTAATAATGTAATGCTTGCGGCATTAAAAAGAAGTTCAAAATCAGGAATAATGATGAATTCTTTGGATATAGAAATAATTAATAAAGAGATTATTAAGCTGCCAGAACTCAAAGAACAAAAAAGAGTAGGTAGTTTATTATCAAATATCGACTCCCTAATCACCCTTCATCAGCGTAAGCATTATTATTGATTTTTTTCATTTTTTATACATAAAAAAGTATTTATTTATATGGGTGTAGAAAGGTAA
- a CDS encoding site-specific DNA-methyltransferase, translated as MKNNIFEIVSKLLLTNEKYISEDGKLLKTSVYSDVMNMDKDLLALLIANQQVKETFFVNVENSLVFDKQKFAWFIESKEFLPDSYTKYSNKIGLTHNGNFISKTNDVVLDFPYKDCLIGGGARKRQTKASRDTL; from the coding sequence ATGAAGAATAACATTTTTGAAATAGTTTCTAAATTACTTTTAACAAACGAAAAGTATATATCAGAAGATGGTAAATTATTAAAAACAAGTGTTTATAGTGATGTTATGAACATGGATAAAGATTTATTGGCTTTATTAATTGCAAATCAACAAGTAAAAGAGACATTCTTTGTTAATGTTGAAAATTCATTAGTTTTTGATAAACAAAAATTTGCTTGATTTATTGAATCAAAAGAATTCTTGCCAGATTCATATACTAAATATTCAAACAAAATCGGTTTAACACATAATGGCAATTTCATTTCTAAAACAAATGATGTTGTTTTAGATTTTCCATATAAAGATTGCTTAATAGGGGGGGGGGCAAGAAAAAGACAAACAAAAGCGTCGCGAGATACTTTATAA
- a CDS encoding type IV secretory system conjugative DNA transfer family protein, producing the protein MKKQSKLFVLSKYVFCLVILPPFLFMVLGLLGQLYFYKFTILKNWFNGSRNALNDIFAFYKRGNNYWFVLLIIVVCLILLAVFEYKNILEKFSKKTKDESAFLWNENTKEGSIKNLKKEFANNDEPGFAIGHIKKHGTLVNHTDAHMILLGIAGSGKTWRILFENIRRNASLSSAKKPHMVITDPKGELLKATGTILKDNGYNIRLFDFDNSHNSVRWNPLKKVWDCLHKGRELNDEDYSDAIVAINDIVENLPNAQEKNSYWVAQAKNCIKVILKFMAFYSTVNPEFTLDFFTMKNAYSFTSIDMFVNGAWREEVKKYQLVNKFWNELFTEIDGLATVVQETLSGYLSNAQNALILFQTSPVIQSITSQNNIDFIEMFNSEKPFAIFIKFPDHKRANSFLIPILISQIYEQAITKANSNETLSLDRTLLMIFEEFASIEKLKDIGDWMAISRSRKIFFALSLQDYAQLDKYNTGASENKLIKSQARLTVFLETNNQETLKEISEMIGENKVEKKSTTSNDKGTSTTIAEQNERIFSISDLKFKSKLDALVLSGGYKPILIKPLFAFNYMNIDKSYIHNEPIGNASSKYVFDFKKMKKIALGVNNQIEKQEEQNLKEINIQPKNEDKLANNENNSLQKFRQKTKQISSQNPEEIYQKINDTFTKWKLSQEERAQVANIINTVPNKKEQIQEIAKIINKENE; encoded by the coding sequence ATGAAAAAACAAAGTAAATTATTTGTTTTAAGTAAATATGTTTTTTGTTTAGTGATATTGCCGCCATTTTTATTTATGGTGCTTGGATTATTAGGTCAATTATATTTTTACAAATTCACAATCTTAAAGAATTGATTTAATGGTTCACGAAATGCTTTAAATGATATTTTTGCTTTTTATAAAAGGGGAAATAATTATTGATTTGTTTTATTAATAATTGTTGTCTGTTTAATACTTTTAGCGGTATTTGAATATAAAAATATACTTGAAAAATTTTCTAAAAAAACTAAAGATGAATCAGCATTCTTGTGAAATGAAAACACAAAAGAGGGTTCAATTAAAAACTTAAAAAAAGAATTTGCAAATAATGATGAACCGGGATTTGCCATTGGTCATATTAAAAAGCACGGTACATTAGTTAATCATACTGATGCACATATGATTTTGTTAGGTATTGCGGGTTCAGGGAAAACTTGAAGAATTCTTTTCGAAAATATAAGACGCAACGCTTCATTAAGTAGTGCCAAAAAACCGCATATGGTTATAACCGATCCAAAAGGTGAATTATTAAAAGCAACAGGAACTATTTTAAAAGATAATGGATACAATATAAGGTTATTTGATTTTGATAATTCACATAATTCAGTAAGGTGAAATCCTCTTAAAAAAGTTTGAGATTGTTTGCATAAAGGCAGAGAATTAAATGATGAAGATTATTCAGATGCAATTGTCGCTATAAATGATATTGTAGAAAACTTGCCAAATGCACAAGAAAAAAATTCATATTGAGTAGCACAGGCAAAAAACTGTATTAAGGTTATTTTAAAATTTATGGCGTTTTATTCAACTGTTAACCCAGAATTTACCTTAGATTTCTTTACTATGAAAAATGCTTATAGTTTTACCTCAATCGATATGTTTGTAAATGGTGCTTGAAGAGAGGAAGTTAAAAAATATCAGTTAGTTAATAAATTTTGAAATGAACTTTTTACTGAAATTGATGGATTAGCAACCGTAGTTCAAGAAACATTATCTGGATATTTATCAAATGCACAAAACGCATTAATTCTATTTCAAACTAGCCCAGTTATTCAAAGTATTACATCACAAAATAATATTGACTTTATCGAAATGTTTAATAGCGAAAAACCGTTTGCGATATTTATTAAATTCCCAGATCATAAAAGAGCAAATTCATTTTTGATACCAATATTAATTTCTCAAATATATGAACAAGCAATAACAAAAGCAAATAGTAATGAAACTTTATCACTTGATAGAACGTTATTAATGATATTTGAAGAATTTGCTTCAATTGAAAAACTAAAAGATATTGGCGACTGAATGGCAATATCAAGGTCTAGAAAAATATTCTTTGCTTTATCGCTGCAAGACTATGCGCAATTAGATAAATACAATACGGGTGCTTCTGAAAATAAATTAATTAAATCACAAGCCCGTTTAACTGTATTTTTAGAAACTAACAACCAAGAAACACTTAAAGAGATAAGTGAAATGATTGGTGAAAATAAAGTAGAGAAAAAATCAACTACATCAAACGATAAAGGGACAAGTACAACGATAGCAGAGCAAAATGAACGTATTTTTAGTATTAGTGATTTGAAATTCAAATCTAAATTAGATGCTTTAGTTCTATCAGGTGGTTATAAACCGATTCTAATTAAGCCATTATTTGCATTTAATTATATGAATATTGATAAGTCATATATTCATAATGAACCAATTGGCAATGCTTCAAGTAAATATGTATTTGATTTTAAGAAAATGAAAAAAATTGCCCTTGGTGTAAATAATCAAATTGAAAAGCAGGAAGAGCAGAACTTAAAGGAAATTAATATACAACCAAAAAATGAAGATAAGTTGGCAAATAATGAAAATAATTCACTACAAAAATTCCGCCAAAAAACCAAACAGATTAGTTCGCAAAACCCAGAAGAAATTTATCAAAAAATTAATGATACATTTACAAAATGAAAATTGTCGCAAGAAGAAAGAGCGCAAGTAGCAAATATTATAAATACTGTGCCAAACAAAAAAGAACAAATACAAGAAATAGCAAAAATAATAAATAAGGAAAATGAATAA
- a CDS encoding site-specific DNA-methyltransferase, which yields MLAPKVFTNAKRYTKDGIQENITLNENDNLIIKGNNLIALSSLLKRYEGKVKCIYIDPPYNTGNDSFNYNDSFNHSTWLVFMKNRLELAKKLLKDDGVIFVQCDDNEQAYLKMLMDDIFGRENFVANIIPLMNPRGRQESNYPIARSHEYILVYTKIQYNGVFYKFGADENKSLNDEYRLLSLRKSGNESLKEDRPNMYYPIYFDEKNNEITINYNPNYIEIFPVKTDGTLGRWRWNKENVENNSNLLICKKNSLGIYDIYVKDYIIKDGMIKGTKTNTFLIDKNIINDKAKEHLKSIFKKDLFTYPKSEFLVNRIIEISSKPNDIVLDFFLGSGTTAAVAHKMNRRYIGIEQMDYIQDITVERMKKVIKGEQGGISTSVKWQGGGSFVYCELLENSQTLINQILDSKEKNINEIKTKIYSDNRIVPYISNEELVNAEKEFNSLDLTNKKKALISLVDKNKLYVNYSDIDDEDFNISEVDKSFTNSFYRDK from the coding sequence ATGCTCGCTCCCAAAGTTTTTACTAATGCAAAAAGATATACAAAAGATGGTATTCAAGAAAATATCACACTTAATGAAAATGATAATTTAATAATTAAAGGCAATAACTTAATTGCTCTTTCATCATTGCTTAAACGCTATGAAGGCAAGGTAAAGTGCATTTATATTGACCCACCATATAATACAGGGAATGATTCATTCAACTACAATGACTCATTTAATCATTCAACTTGACTTGTATTTATGAAAAATAGGCTAGAGTTAGCGAAAAAGCTGTTAAAAGATGATGGCGTTATTTTTGTGCAATGTGATGACAATGAACAAGCTTATTTAAAGATGTTGATGGACGATATTTTTGGGAGGGAGAATTTTGTCGCTAATATTATACCTTTAATGAATCCGCGCGGAAGACAAGAATCTAACTATCCAATTGCTAGGTCTCATGAATATATTCTTGTTTATACAAAAATTCAATATAATGGCGTTTTTTATAAGTTTGGAGCAGATGAAAATAAAAGTTTAAATGATGAATATAGATTACTATCATTAAGAAAATCAGGAAATGAATCATTAAAAGAAGATAGACCCAATATGTATTACCCTATATATTTTGATGAAAAAAATAACGAAATAACGATAAATTATAATCCTAATTATATTGAAATTTTCCCAGTTAAAACAGATGGAACATTAGGAAGATGGAGATGGAATAAGGAAAATGTGGAGAATAATTCTAATTTACTTATTTGTAAAAAAAATTCATTGGGTATTTATGATATTTATGTTAAAGATTATATTATTAAAGATGGAATGATTAAAGGAACAAAAACAAATACATTTTTAATTGATAAAAATATAATTAATGATAAAGCAAAAGAACATTTAAAAAGTATTTTTAAAAAAGATTTGTTCACTTATCCTAAATCTGAATTTTTGGTTAATAGAATTATAGAAATTTCAAGTAAACCTAACGACATTGTTCTTGACTTTTTCTTAGGTTCGGGAACAACAGCGGCAGTTGCTCACAAAATGAATCGCAGATACATAGGAATTGAGCAAATGGATTATATTCAAGATATAACTGTTGAAAGAATGAAAAAAGTAATCAAAGGCGAACAAGGCGGCATCTCTACATCAGTAAAATGACAAGGTGGAGGTTCATTTGTTTATTGTGAGCTTTTGGAAAACTCTCAAACTTTAATTAACCAAATACTAGATTCTAAAGAAAAAAATATCAATGAAATCAAAACCAAAATATATTCAGATAATCGAATAGTCCCTTATATATCAAATGAAGAATTAGTAAATGCTGAAAAAGAATTCAACAGTTTAGATTTAACCAACAAGAAAAAAGCTCTTATTAGTTTAGTTGATAAAAATAAACTATATGTAAATTACTCAGATATTGATGATGAAGATTTTAATATAAGTGAAGTTGATAAATCATTTACCAACTCATTTTATAGGGATAAATAA